A single region of the Thermodesulfobacteriota bacterium genome encodes:
- the hemC gene encoding hydroxymethylbilane synthase, producing the protein MRRSLRIGSRGSRLALWQAEFIKSKILAEFPDIKIEIYIIRTTGDKLSDAHLSKIGGKGVFVKEIEEPLLHGEIDLAVHSMKDLPTILPKGLKIGAVTEREDPRDALLSREGIKFYDLSKGARLGTGSLRRQAQLLGLRPDIEVLPIRGNVDTRVGKLKSSELDGVVLAVSGLKRMGLENEITEIFSLESLVPSPGQGIIAVESREGDEEVEEIIAEINHEETEVVALAERAFLERLSGSCRVPVGCYAEVIADRIRIIGLIASPDGKEMIRLKSEGSSEDPVYLGKDLAERVLENGGKRILSSLVT; encoded by the coding sequence ATGAGGCGATCACTAAGGATTGGAAGTAGGGGAAGCCGTCTGGCCCTTTGGCAAGCCGAATTCATAAAAAGCAAAATCCTAGCCGAATTCCCTGATATAAAAATAGAGATATACATAATCCGCACTACCGGGGACAAACTGTCCGATGCTCATCTTTCCAAAATCGGGGGGAAAGGGGTTTTCGTGAAGGAGATAGAAGAGCCCCTTTTACACGGTGAAATCGACCTGGCCGTCCATAGCATGAAGGATCTGCCCACCATTCTCCCCAAGGGACTCAAGATTGGTGCGGTAACCGAGAGGGAAGATCCCAGGGACGCCTTATTATCGAGGGAAGGTATCAAGTTTTATGACCTCTCAAAAGGGGCCCGCCTGGGGACCGGTTCCTTAAGACGCCAAGCCCAGCTCCTTGGCCTTCGTCCGGATATAGAGGTTCTTCCAATCAGGGGAAACGTCGATACTAGGGTGGGGAAATTAAAGAGCAGTGAGCTCGACGGTGTCGTGCTTGCGGTTTCCGGTCTCAAAAGAATGGGGTTAGAGAATGAGATTACTGAAATCTTCTCGCTTGAGTCACTGGTTCCCTCGCCGGGACAGGGCATAATTGCAGTAGAATCCCGGGAGGGCGATGAGGAGGTCGAGGAGATAATCGCTGAGATTAACCACGAAGAGACTGAGGTTGTCGCGTTAGCGGAAAGGGCATTCCTGGAGAGGTTGAGTGGCAGTTGCCGGGTTCCGGTGGGATGCTATGCTGAAGTAATAGCGGATAGAATCAGGATTATTGGATTAATTGCCTCCCCCGATGGTAAAGAAATGATTAGGCTTAAGAGCGAGGGTTCATCCGAGGACCCCGTGTATCTGGGGAAAGATTTGGCTGAAAGGGTCCTGGAAAATGGAGGCAAGAGAATTCTATCTAGCCTGGTAACCTAG
- the hemA gene encoding glutamyl-tRNA reductase, with protein sequence MMQIVVVGLSHKTAPVEIRECFSFHEPAFDVGLEELHKKRSIEECLILSTCNRVEVYAVSEDAETCAEDIKRFLSEFHDVKEEHFSSYFYTLTGRSAVRHLFRVASSLDSMVIGEPQILGQVKEAFRVAANKGTVRLILNRLFHTAFFVAKKVRAETGIGTQSVSVSYVAVELAKRIFDDLSRRTVMLIGAGDMAELAARHLIKAGIRELIIASRRRENAKALADVLNGKAVKMEEVYYLLKEADIVITATGSADFVIRPQHVREALKLRKNEPMFMIDIAVPRDIDPRIEEIPNVYLYDIDDLKAVLDDNMKTRRENAEKAEEVVLEGERHFLGWLDALKVFPTIIELKRRFDDIKAMEIEKALRRLGNFSDREKKIIESMASGIIGKILHNPLMNLKKESSTSLGALYVDAINRLFRLEGEFELYDEGEDEAITKDWK encoded by the coding sequence ATGATGCAAATAGTCGTTGTCGGCCTCAGTCATAAGACGGCTCCGGTGGAAATAAGGGAGTGCTTTTCTTTCCATGAACCGGCCTTTGATGTAGGTTTGGAAGAATTACATAAAAAAAGGAGCATCGAGGAATGTCTGATACTCTCTACCTGTAACCGGGTCGAGGTATATGCCGTATCCGAGGACGCTGAAACTTGCGCAGAGGATATCAAGCGGTTTCTTTCGGAGTTTCACGACGTCAAAGAGGAACATTTTTCTTCCTATTTTTATACACTGACCGGCCGTTCGGCTGTAAGGCATCTGTTTAGGGTAGCATCCAGTCTCGATTCCATGGTAATAGGGGAGCCTCAGATCTTGGGCCAGGTCAAGGAGGCCTTCAGGGTGGCGGCCAACAAGGGAACGGTAAGACTCATTCTTAACCGCCTTTTCCACACCGCCTTTTTCGTGGCAAAGAAGGTCAGGGCGGAGACCGGGATAGGCACCCAGTCTGTTTCCGTAAGCTACGTCGCCGTCGAACTGGCTAAGAGGATCTTCGACGACCTATCAAGAAGAACGGTTATGCTCATCGGAGCCGGGGATATGGCCGAGCTCGCCGCCCGGCATCTGATTAAAGCAGGGATAAGGGAGCTGATAATTGCGAGCAGAAGGCGGGAGAACGCAAAAGCCCTGGCCGATGTGTTGAACGGCAAGGCGGTGAAAATGGAGGAGGTTTATTATCTGCTGAAGGAAGCGGATATAGTCATCACGGCAACGGGCTCGGCTGATTTCGTAATCCGTCCCCAGCACGTCAGGGAAGCTCTCAAGCTGAGGAAAAACGAGCCCATGTTCATGATAGACATAGCCGTCCCCCGCGATATAGACCCCCGGATCGAAGAAATACCGAATGTTTACCTGTACGATATCGATGACCTGAAAGCGGTGCTCGACGACAATATGAAGACCAGGCGTGAAAATGCGGAAAAGGCCGAAGAGGTAGTACTCGAGGGAGAAAGGCATTTCCTCGGGTGGCTCGACGCACTCAAGGTTTTTCCTACCATAATCGAGCTTAAAAGAAGGTTTGATGATATAAAAGCGATGGAGATAGAAAAGGCGCTTCGTAGGCTGGGAAATTTCTCCGATAGGGAAAAGAAGATAATCGAGAGCATGGCTTCGGGTATAATCGGCAAGATCCTTCACAACCCGCTGATGAATCTAAAAAAGGAATCCTCTACTTCCCTCGGGGCTCTTTACGTAGACGCCATAAACAGGCTATTCAGACTGGAGGGGGAATTTGAACTCTATGATGAAGGGGAAGATGAGGCGATCACTAAGGATTGGAAGTAG
- a CDS encoding RNB domain-containing ribonuclease, with product MVNKTPKPNEIVVFRKRREPSFGILRGGVGEKVSLFSEEAREIEIELEKITLSTGIKVVDELTQSEKKLRLRELRRELEEKRERVDLKTLWECVFDSERELTLDELMELYFGDDNFKSEDALLFFWAIDKDDLYFKREEGGYKPRTPKEVEDTIARKESERKRLLEQRAAVRWAKDIIEGNEVTVEGFNFTNYVELLKGYVIHLDRFERSSEARSFMSQVGIKDVEGAIEFLIKTGNWKDDEDPLFKRLGIDEKFPKKAIEEAEEITAKAAPEEGIEDLTRMETYSVDDETTEDIDDAISVDELPEGLLVGVHIANVASFIPKWSHLDEEASRRGETIYLPEGHIHMFPAELIRRKLSLFEGSPKLAISLLALFDENYNLKSYRFARSKILVRKNLTYGEAADFFGRSPQRAKLVEIALALRKRRLDAGAFIVELPQLKIRIDDRGKIHIRKIYMNTISHIVVSEFMILMNWLSARFFKDKKLPAIFRSQQEPISEEARALDEKDPLFPLKAVKFLKPSRVGLSAEPHLSLGLDAYVQITSPIRRYFDLILQRQMLGEMEGEGPSYTDDDIERLYLQIEVGVREKKMIERSRERYWLLKYLSEFEGQRIQGIVSSIRERGASVYLPDYLLEVPISLGSETVLTEGEEISLQVESVDPLRRKIVLIPAFPEALDR from the coding sequence ATGGTTAATAAGACGCCCAAGCCTAACGAGATAGTCGTCTTCAGAAAAAGAAGGGAGCCTTCATTTGGAATACTGAGGGGAGGGGTTGGCGAGAAGGTTTCTCTGTTCTCCGAAGAAGCCAGGGAGATCGAGATCGAGCTAGAGAAGATAACCCTTTCCACCGGGATCAAGGTGGTCGACGAGCTTACCCAGTCGGAGAAGAAGCTCAGGCTCAGGGAACTGAGGAGAGAACTAGAGGAAAAGCGGGAAAGGGTGGACTTAAAAACGCTCTGGGAATGCGTTTTTGACTCGGAGAGGGAATTAACGCTGGATGAGCTGATGGAGCTCTATTTCGGCGATGATAACTTCAAGAGCGAGGATGCCCTTTTATTTTTCTGGGCCATCGACAAGGACGACCTCTATTTTAAGAGGGAGGAAGGGGGATATAAACCACGGACGCCCAAAGAGGTCGAGGATACTATAGCCCGCAAAGAGTCGGAAAGGAAGAGACTCCTTGAGCAAAGAGCCGCCGTGAGGTGGGCTAAGGACATAATAGAGGGAAATGAGGTCACGGTCGAGGGATTTAATTTTACCAATTACGTAGAGCTGCTCAAGGGGTACGTGATTCATCTCGACCGTTTCGAAAGGTCGTCTGAGGCAAGGTCCTTCATGTCTCAGGTGGGGATAAAGGACGTAGAGGGTGCTATCGAGTTTCTGATAAAAACCGGGAACTGGAAAGACGATGAGGACCCGCTTTTCAAGAGGCTGGGTATAGATGAAAAATTTCCCAAGAAGGCCATCGAAGAAGCAGAGGAGATCACGGCGAAAGCGGCCCCCGAGGAGGGTATAGAAGACCTTACCCGTATGGAGACCTATTCTGTAGACGACGAGACCACCGAGGATATCGATGATGCCATCTCCGTCGATGAGCTTCCGGAGGGCCTTTTGGTCGGTGTGCACATTGCCAATGTCGCTAGTTTTATCCCCAAATGGAGTCATCTGGACGAGGAGGCCAGCAGGCGCGGGGAGACCATCTACCTTCCGGAGGGGCACATACACATGTTCCCCGCCGAGCTTATAAGGCGGAAGCTGAGCCTGTTTGAAGGGTCTCCCAAGCTGGCAATCTCGTTACTGGCGTTATTCGACGAGAACTATAATTTGAAAAGTTACCGGTTTGCCCGGTCAAAGATCCTGGTCAGAAAGAACCTTACCTACGGCGAGGCCGCGGATTTCTTCGGGCGGAGCCCTCAGAGGGCAAAGCTGGTGGAGATAGCTTTGGCCCTCAGAAAAAGAAGGCTGGATGCCGGTGCCTTCATCGTGGAGCTTCCGCAACTGAAGATAAGAATCGATGACCGGGGGAAAATCCATATCCGGAAGATTTATATGAATACGATTTCTCACATAGTGGTCTCCGAGTTCATGATCCTGATGAATTGGCTTTCGGCGCGATTCTTCAAGGACAAGAAGCTCCCGGCAATATTCCGTTCGCAGCAGGAACCTATCTCTGAGGAAGCCAGGGCGCTCGATGAAAAAGATCCTTTATTCCCGTTGAAAGCGGTGAAGTTTCTCAAGCCCTCCCGGGTCGGACTCTCTGCCGAACCCCACCTGTCCCTGGGTCTTGATGCCTATGTACAGATAACCTCTCCTATCCGACGGTATTTCGACCTAATTTTGCAGAGGCAAATGCTCGGAGAAATGGAAGGAGAGGGGCCGTCCTATACCGATGATGATATAGAGAGGTTGTATCTGCAGATAGAGGTTGGAGTTCGCGAGAAAAAAATGATTGAAAGGTCCAGGGAGAGATACTGGCTTCTAAAGTATCTGAGCGAGTTCGAGGGACAGCGGATCCAGGGAATAGTGAGCTCGATAAGGGAAAGAGGGGCATCCGTCTATCTGCCGGATTACCTCTTGGAGGTGCCTATATCATTAGGCTCGGAGACGGTTTTAACAGAAGGGGAAGAAATAAGCCTTCAGGTGGAGAGCGTAGACCCGCTTAGGAGAAAAATAGTCCTAATCCCGGCTTTTCCTGAGGCACTTGACCGGTAA
- a CDS encoding cupin domain-containing protein has translation MGTFIQIQGVELMTIRWQFCLFTLSLILFVSAPTQGRESGGRSAGQNIAEMKFVIVPGLPTCAPGSVQSGDPTKGPSIVLAKVATGCSIPWHWHTPNEHLMLVSGVARLEMKDGKPFTLRAGGFAMIPSRHVHQFRCEQACLFYVYSDSAFDIHYVDGRGEEITLAEALKAVKGKAATEMKSGPGF, from the coding sequence GTGGGAACATTTATTCAAATACAGGGGGTAGAGCTTATGACTATCCGATGGCAATTCTGTTTATTCACGCTGTCATTGATTCTATTCGTCTCGGCGCCCACTCAGGGACGGGAGTCGGGTGGTAGATCGGCAGGGCAGAATATAGCGGAGATGAAGTTCGTAATTGTTCCGGGGCTGCCAACATGCGCGCCGGGCTCTGTGCAGAGCGGTGATCCCACGAAAGGGCCTTCTATTGTCCTCGCCAAAGTGGCGACCGGGTGTTCGATCCCGTGGCACTGGCATACACCGAATGAGCACCTGATGCTGGTGAGCGGCGTCGCCCGCCTGGAAATGAAGGATGGGAAACCGTTCACACTGCGAGCGGGCGGTTTTGCGATGATACCTTCTCGTCATGTCCATCAATTCCGATGCGAGCAGGCTTGCCTATTCTACGTTTACTCTGACTCAGCATTCGACATTCATTACGTGGACGGACGGGGGGAGGAGATTACGCTGGCTGAGGCGCTCAAAGCCGTTAAGGGAAAAGCGGCAACTGAGATGAAGTCCGGGCCCGGTTTTTGA
- a CDS encoding aldo/keto reductase: MEYIQITGTDIKASRIGLGTWAIGGWLWGGTEEEASIRTIHSALDKGINLIDTAPVYGFGLSEEIVGKAVAQYGNREKVVIATKVGLEWKDGKVFRNSSKARIAEEIEYSLRRLQTDYIDIYQIHWPDPIVPIEETAEAMNELYKQGKIKAIGVSNYSVEQMEIFRKTALLRVSQPPYNLFERGIEKDVLPYCHKNEITTLLYGALCRGLLSGRMKSDTKFEGDDIRKFDPKFKEPRYSQYLRAVERLDNFAREKYGKRVIHLAVRWMLDQPGAGIALWGARNPAQLDSVDDIMGWSLDKEALETIDKIINETVKDPVGPEFMAPPVRQQSN; this comes from the coding sequence ATGGAGTATATACAAATAACTGGAACTGATATCAAAGCCTCGCGCATCGGGCTGGGAACGTGGGCAATCGGAGGTTGGTTGTGGGGAGGGACGGAAGAGGAGGCATCGATACGCACAATCCATTCCGCATTGGATAAGGGGATAAACCTTATTGACACCGCTCCCGTTTATGGATTTGGTTTGTCCGAAGAAATCGTAGGTAAAGCCGTGGCTCAATATGGGAATCGTGAAAAGGTGGTAATTGCTACCAAGGTGGGACTTGAATGGAAAGACGGGAAGGTATTTCGCAATTCATCCAAGGCTAGAATTGCTGAAGAAATAGAATATTCATTGAGACGGCTTCAGACAGATTATATTGACATCTATCAAATTCACTGGCCCGACCCGATTGTTCCGATTGAAGAAACCGCAGAAGCAATGAATGAACTTTATAAACAGGGAAAGATCAAGGCGATTGGGGTTAGCAACTATTCGGTAGAGCAGATGGAGATTTTTCGAAAGACAGCCCTGCTACGTGTCTCTCAGCCTCCTTATAATTTATTCGAGAGGGGAATAGAAAAAGACGTTTTGCCTTACTGTCATAAAAACGAAATCACGACGCTCCTGTATGGTGCTCTTTGCCGAGGTTTATTGAGCGGCAGAATGAAGTCGGACACTAAGTTTGAGGGGGACGATATTCGGAAGTTCGACCCGAAGTTCAAAGAACCTCGCTATAGCCAGTATTTGAGGGCGGTGGAAAGATTGGACAATTTTGCCAGAGAAAAATACGGCAAAAGAGTAATACACTTAGCCGTTCGCTGGATGCTTGACCAGCCGGGTGCCGGCATTGCTCTATGGGGCGCCCGCAATCCTGCTCAGCTTGATTCTGTGGATGACATTATGGGCTGGTCGCTCGATAAAGAAGCTCTTGAAACTATAGACAAAATCATAAATGAAACGGTAAAAGACCCGGTTGGCCCTGAGTTCATGGCTCCACCTGTACGGCAGCAATCAAATTAA
- a CDS encoding tetratricopeptide repeat protein, producing MWVQRIGRFGFFGGILTFLLLLHPILGNGYSSNNMSLNNMINDTDFKKSSAYEYFVKGRNAYLLSTPMGYENAINWYKKALEVDEKYAPAYAGLGETYSFWIGSEEQVGECGASYDSLQYSLKAVQLAPNSYHSHRALATSYYALGMNDEAKSEAMRALEMNPSDAEAYFILWKSTSKDPESEYIRKALDLNPDLPLVHNDLGTAYLASGNHEKAIYHFRRTVELSPENAIAYNNLGYALAGKGKIEEAIKIYKKSVEIDPNNNLARSNLANALLQNGEIDKAVREYKKAVGTDPNNALFHYNLGTLLLLDGKIKEGIEELKKTIELNPNFGEAYTNLGRALIEMGKTDEALEAFKKAIDINPDDELAHRNLVRVLEARGLAEGALIYQESIDPMRRNKVLMNQRD from the coding sequence ATGTGGGTACAGAGAATTGGTAGATTTGGTTTTTTTGGTGGAATTCTCACTTTTCTTTTATTGCTTCATCCCATCTTAGGGAATGGGTATTCTTCTAATAATATGAGCCTTAACAATATGATCAATGACACCGATTTCAAGAAATCAAGTGCATACGAGTACTTTGTGAAGGGAAGAAACGCTTATTTGCTTTCAACACCTATGGGATATGAGAATGCGATAAATTGGTATAAAAAGGCGCTGGAGGTAGATGAAAAATATGCACCTGCTTATGCCGGACTTGGAGAGACTTACTCATTTTGGATAGGTTCTGAAGAGCAAGTTGGGGAGTGCGGGGCCTCTTATGATTCTCTTCAGTACAGCCTAAAGGCTGTCCAGTTAGCACCAAACTCATATCACTCCCATCGCGCCTTGGCCACAAGCTATTATGCCTTGGGTATGAATGATGAGGCCAAGAGTGAAGCAATGAGGGCTCTAGAGATGAATCCAAGTGATGCAGAAGCATATTTTATACTCTGGAAATCTACGAGTAAGGACCCGGAAAGTGAATACATAAGAAAAGCCCTCGATTTGAACCCAGATTTACCTCTGGTTCATAATGACTTAGGGACTGCCTATTTAGCCAGTGGTAACCATGAAAAGGCCATTTATCACTTTAGACGTACGGTTGAGCTTAGTCCTGAGAACGCAATTGCCTATAATAACCTTGGATACGCTCTGGCAGGTAAAGGAAAGATAGAAGAAGCAATAAAGATATACAAAAAATCAGTTGAGATTGACCCGAATAACAACCTTGCTCGTAGCAACCTTGCTAATGCTTTGTTGCAAAATGGAGAAATAGACAAAGCCGTGAGGGAATACAAAAAAGCAGTCGGGACTGACCCAAATAATGCTCTTTTCCATTATAACCTAGGAACTCTTTTGTTACTCGATGGAAAGATTAAAGAGGGGATAGAGGAGCTTAAAAAGACAATCGAACTTAACCCAAACTTTGGAGAGGCGTACACAAACCTGGGCCGCGCTTTGATTGAGATGGGTAAAACTGACGAAGCGTTAGAGGCGTTTAAAAAAGCTATTGACATTAATCCTGATGACGAACTTGCGCACCGGAATCTTGTTCGTGTTCTTGAGGCCAGGGGTCTTGCAGAAGGGGCTCTAATTTATCAAGAGTCAATTGACCCCATGAGGAGAAACAAGGTATTGATGAACCAAAGAGATTAA